The nucleotide sequence GGCGGCGGCTTGAGGGGAGCCGCCGAGAAACGCCGGAGGCGCATTGCGGGAGAAAGCGGGGGCGTCACGGAGAGTGAGTCCTTTGGAGGCCAGGAACGGCGCGATCGCGTCCGTTTTCAACTGCGCGTCATAAATCTCGACGGTGAGATCACTGGCGGCTTCGGCTGACATGCGACGGGCGCGTTCATAGCGAAGGGCGGCGGAAACCTGGTCGCGCACGGCCTGGAAGTCGGCGTCGAGTGACTCGGCACCCACCATTGGCGTCTCGCTCTCACCCTCGGCGCTCGCGGGTTTGGGGAAGCGGGCCGGGTTGGACTCGTAAAAAGCGCGGATCTGGTCGTCGGTGAGTTCGATTTGCGCGAGGTAGCTGGTGGCCGGAAACTCGACGTAGCTCACCTGCACCATGGCAGGGGTCTCGAAGCGGAAAGCGTTGGCGTCAAAGTAGGCCTGCAGTTCGTCGTCGGTCGGTTCGATGGTCGGCGCGAATGACGTGTAGTCGACGCGGGCGATTTCGGTGGTCCAAACGGTGTCGGTGCGTGCGAGTTGGAAGGCCACTTCGTTCTCGTCGACGTAGCCCGGGCCGCTGAGCAGCGTATTGACGCGGCGGACGCGGTAGTCGTCCTGGAGGACGCGATTCACGTCGGCTTCGGTGAAGCCGCTGCCGAGTTTCAGGTTGTCGCGGAAGCTGGTGTAGGCGGAGGCGTCGAAATTACCATCCTGACCGGTGAAGATGCGCACGGACTGGATGAACTCTTTGAGTTGCGCTTCCGTCGGAGCCGGGAGGTTGAGCTGTTTGGCGAGGTAGAGGGAGGCGTAGCGTTGGAGGGCAAATTCCTGCAGTTGGCCTTGAGGGATATTTTGGTAACCGGCTTGGAGGTAGATGCTCAGTTCCGCGTCGCGGTAGAGTGTGGTCTGGTCCTCGGGGTTGCTCAGGTTCAGATCGAAGAAAGTCCGGGCCTGCACTTGGCGATCGGCGCCACCAATGCCCGGGGCGGCACCGATGGTGAAGACGAAGGATACGATGAGAACGGCCAGCAGAG is from Synoicihabitans lomoniglobus and encodes:
- a CDS encoding peptidyl-prolyl cis-trans isomerase gives rise to the protein MISWIQITFQRHFRVIFLALLAVLIVSFVFTIGAAPGIGGADRQVQARTFFDLNLSNPEDQTTLYRDAELSIYLQAGYQNIPQGQLQEFALQRYASLYLAKQLNLPAPTEAQLKEFIQSVRIFTGQDGNFDASAYTSFRDNLKLGSGFTEADVNRVLQDDYRVRRVNTLLSGPGYVDENEVAFQLARTDTVWTTEIARVDYTSFAPTIEPTDDELQAYFDANAFRFETPAMVQVSYVEFPATSYLAQIELTDDQIRAFYESNPARFPKPASAEGESETPMVGAESLDADFQAVRDQVSAALRYERARRMSAEAASDLTVEIYDAQLKTDAIAPFLASKGLTLRDAPAFSRNAPPAFLGGSPQAAAAAFNLSASRTVSDAIPTAAGAVVMIWKSSIPPAPSLYINVADAVRADFVENEKRQSFVALGQSLRQTLQTAVAAGTPFADAVENLTSTAGATIKTETYSDFSRREPPQDFPYAASNSLESLKAGEVSEMVISGNEGLITYAAAKTAPVTDESNPRFEELRDQLASFNGTSTATGAIQALVMKELGIETDPSIEE